A stretch of the Sphingosinithalassobacter tenebrarum genome encodes the following:
- a CDS encoding DUF2029 domain-containing protein, with amino-acid sequence MSLTGRRAPAIAALALALAILALARPIDHDESQYVASAVLGWGNLPYRDFAYLQTPLQALLFAPIAALLGHLAWPGLRLVNAGLGLITLLCVWRAAREAEATKRNAVIATALFATTDILLFSIGVARNDALPGALMAAALIPILRAARGQPTPAGAFLAGLLLASAAAAKISLAFPAAAYGFYTLWHRRHLPLWVAAGALGPTLLVAALWIAAPAEFLFGVLVFPSAAPSEYYAAGDRAWKLWTLLKPVDTVKFLALGPGLAALLFVARHRPRTDATLLCTLLSVSALIAALLPTPIWRQYLLPMLPPLFVGLAIVMPERLSAGWKAGFTVFAAAGMVPSLSAVLSGKPAMVAAWQESTAIGEALSRADIKGPVATLSPQFLPGAGGAIDPRFATGPFYFRATSLLTAAQEPNHKLVSARTMARHFAQAPPAAILVGGEGEWTSGNPRLDARLEGWAVEQRWRRVPLASNRFRLYVPD; translated from the coding sequence ATGAGCCTGACCGGGCGGCGGGCGCCGGCAATCGCGGCGCTCGCCCTCGCGCTGGCGATACTGGCGCTGGCGCGGCCGATCGATCACGACGAAAGCCAATATGTCGCATCGGCGGTGCTGGGATGGGGCAACCTGCCCTATCGCGACTTCGCCTATCTGCAGACGCCGCTGCAGGCGCTGCTCTTCGCGCCGATTGCCGCGCTGCTGGGCCACCTTGCCTGGCCGGGGCTGCGGCTCGTCAACGCCGGGCTGGGCCTGATCACATTGCTGTGCGTATGGCGCGCGGCGCGCGAGGCCGAAGCGACCAAGCGCAATGCAGTAATCGCAACGGCGCTGTTCGCGACGACCGATATCCTGCTGTTCAGCATCGGCGTGGCGCGCAACGATGCGCTGCCCGGGGCCTTGATGGCGGCCGCACTGATCCCGATCCTGCGCGCGGCGCGGGGGCAGCCGACCCCGGCGGGTGCCTTTCTTGCCGGGCTGCTGCTCGCATCGGCGGCGGCGGCCAAGATCTCGCTTGCCTTTCCGGCCGCCGCCTATGGTTTCTACACGCTGTGGCACCGCCGCCATCTGCCGCTCTGGGTCGCGGCGGGCGCGCTGGGCCCGACGCTGCTGGTCGCGGCTTTGTGGATCGCCGCCCCGGCAGAATTCCTGTTCGGCGTACTGGTCTTCCCCTCCGCCGCACCGAGCGAATATTACGCCGCCGGCGATCGCGCATGGAAGCTGTGGACGCTGCTCAAGCCGGTCGACACCGTGAAGTTTCTGGCGCTCGGTCCAGGTCTGGCTGCCTTGCTGTTCGTCGCGCGACACCGCCCGCGCACCGACGCGACGCTGCTTTGCACCTTGCTATCGGTTTCCGCGCTGATCGCCGCGCTGCTGCCGACGCCGATCTGGCGACAATATCTGCTGCCGATGCTGCCGCCGCTCTTCGTCGGCCTCGCCATAGTCATGCCCGAACGGCTCTCCGCCGGCTGGAAGGCCGGGTTCACTGTCTTCGCCGCGGCGGGGATGGTACCCAGCCTGTCGGCGGTGCTTTCGGGCAAGCCGGCGATGGTCGCCGCCTGGCAGGAAAGCACGGCGATCGGGGAAGCGCTTTCCCGCGCCGACATCAAGGGGCCGGTAGCGACCCTGTCGCCGCAGTTCCTTCCCGGCGCGGGCGGCGCGATCGATCCGCGCTTCGCCACGGGACCCTTTTATTTCCGCGCGACCTCGCTGCTCACCGCCGCGCAGGAGCCCAATCACAAGCTGGTCTCGGCGCGAACGATGGCGCGGCATTTCGCGCAGGCGCCACCGGCCGCAATCCTGGTTGGCGGCGAAGGCGAATGGACCAGCGGCAATCCCCGGCTCGATGCGCGGCTGGAAGGCTGGGCCGTGGAACAGCGCTGGCGGCGCGTGCCGCTCGCGAGCAATCGCTTCCGGCTCTACGTTCCCGACTGA
- a CDS encoding TonB-dependent receptor: MRACWPMVGLALAAPVAAMPASAQEAEIVVTGEGLAPPPGDAAYATVTIERDRLANSASGRLEDILADVAGIAQFRRSDSRSAHPTSQGVTLRGLGGNASSRALLTLDGVPQADPFGGWVAFPAYLPERLARVRVTRGGGSGISGPGALAGTIDLTSAGPDMLGPFGGAFHYGSRNSFDAVATAALRPAGGGFVTIAGQYARGDGFQPLVPGDRGLVDHAAPYEQASLALRGVAPIGGATELQANVSGFVDRRNRGVDFVDVKSEGVDASLRLVGRGAWQWSALGYVQTRVLASGFASVSDARDSAGPALDQYNVPSTGIGARFELQPPTGAALTLRLGGDLRHVEGETRERYIFVSGDPTRQRRAGGNSVTTGGFASIGWRSGPLMLDASGRIDYWRIGRGRLIEQPMAGGPALTDIAYASRTGWEPTGRVGAALAASPAITLRAAGYLGWRLPTLNELYRPYRVGADATAANADLDPERLRGVEAGIDLRPVQGLLLSATGFWNRLDNAIANVTLGSGPGSFPGVGYVSGAGLYRQRRNLDSVEAHGAELDARWRSGPWTASASWAWTDSRVHASGAAAPLDGLRPAQVARHSASASLGWWRGAAGGAVTLRYAGPRFDDDRNVARLNDAVTLDAVLRVPIAAGIVLDLRGENLFDRRIETGISDVTERASPRTLWIGLRYAPR, translated from the coding sequence ATGAGAGCGTGCTGGCCGATGGTGGGGCTGGCGCTCGCCGCGCCGGTTGCCGCGATGCCCGCCTCCGCGCAGGAGGCGGAGATCGTCGTCACCGGCGAAGGGCTCGCTCCGCCGCCGGGCGATGCCGCCTATGCCACCGTCACCATCGAACGCGACCGGCTGGCGAACAGCGCCAGCGGTCGGCTCGAGGACATACTCGCCGATGTCGCGGGAATCGCGCAGTTCCGCCGTTCCGATTCGCGATCGGCGCATCCCACCAGCCAGGGCGTCACGCTGCGCGGACTGGGCGGCAACGCCTCGAGTCGCGCGCTGCTGACGCTCGACGGCGTTCCGCAGGCCGATCCGTTCGGCGGCTGGGTCGCCTTTCCCGCCTATCTGCCCGAACGGCTGGCGCGGGTGCGCGTGACACGCGGCGGCGGTAGCGGGATATCCGGGCCGGGCGCGCTGGCGGGAACGATCGATCTGACCAGCGCCGGCCCGGACATGCTCGGGCCGTTCGGCGGTGCTTTCCATTATGGCAGCCGCAACAGCTTCGATGCCGTGGCGACGGCTGCGCTGCGTCCCGCCGGGGGCGGGTTCGTGACGATCGCGGGGCAATATGCGCGCGGCGACGGCTTTCAGCCGCTCGTTCCCGGCGATCGCGGCCTGGTCGATCACGCCGCGCCCTATGAACAGGCGAGCCTGGCGCTGCGCGGCGTCGCGCCGATCGGCGGAGCAACCGAGCTGCAGGCCAATGTCTCGGGTTTTGTCGACCGGCGCAATCGCGGCGTCGACTTCGTCGATGTGAAGAGCGAGGGCGTCGATGCCAGTCTGCGGCTGGTGGGGCGGGGCGCCTGGCAATGGTCGGCACTCGGCTATGTCCAGACGCGCGTGCTGGCGAGCGGCTTCGCCAGCGTCAGCGATGCGCGTGACAGCGCCGGTCCGGCGCTCGACCAATACAACGTACCCTCGACCGGAATCGGCGCCCGGTTCGAGCTGCAGCCGCCGACCGGCGCCGCGCTGACGCTGCGGCTTGGCGGGGACCTGCGCCATGTCGAAGGTGAGACGCGCGAACGCTATATCTTCGTTTCCGGCGATCCCACGCGGCAACGCAGGGCGGGCGGCAACAGCGTCACGACAGGCGGCTTTGCCAGTATCGGCTGGCGCAGCGGACCGCTGATGCTCGATGCCAGCGGGCGTATCGACTACTGGCGCATCGGGCGGGGGCGGCTGATCGAACAGCCTATGGCCGGGGGCCCGGCGCTGACCGACATCGCCTATGCGTCGCGTACCGGCTGGGAGCCGACCGGGCGCGTCGGCGCGGCGCTGGCGGCTTCGCCCGCGATCACGCTGCGCGCGGCCGGGTATCTCGGCTGGCGGCTGCCCACGCTCAACGAACTCTATCGGCCCTATCGCGTGGGCGCCGACGCAACGGCCGCCAATGCCGATCTCGACCCCGAACGGCTTCGGGGCGTGGAGGCGGGCATCGACCTGCGTCCGGTGCAGGGGCTGTTGCTGTCGGCGACCGGCTTCTGGAACCGGCTCGACAACGCCATCGCCAATGTCACGCTGGGCAGCGGGCCGGGCAGCTTTCCCGGCGTCGGCTATGTTTCCGGCGCGGGCCTGTATCGCCAGCGGCGCAATCTCGATTCGGTCGAGGCGCATGGCGCCGAACTCGATGCGCGCTGGCGCAGCGGGCCGTGGACGGCCTCGGCAAGCTGGGCCTGGACCGATTCGCGCGTCCATGCCTCGGGCGCGGCCGCCCCGCTCGACGGGCTGCGTCCGGCGCAGGTGGCACGGCACAGCGCCTCGGCGAGTCTGGGCTGGTGGCGCGGGGCGGCGGGCGGCGCAGTGACGCTGCGCTATGCCGGGCCGCGCTTCGACGATGACCGCAATGTCGCGCGGCTGAACGATGCCGTGACGCTCGACGCCGTGCTGCGCGTGCCGATCGCAGCCGGGATTGTGCTCGACCTGCGCGGCGAGAATCTGTTCGACAGGCGTATCGAAACAGGCATTTCCGACGTTACCGAACGCGCGAGCCCGCGCACGCTGTGGATCGGACTGCGCTACGCGCCGCGCTGA
- the maiA gene encoding maleylacetoacetate isomerase has product MLLYDYYRSSACYRVRIALNLKSVAHRSEVVSLIDGAQKEPAYRGKNPQGLVPALDTGEGPLLTQSLAIIDWLDARFPEPRLLPADPAARALALAQAMVIGMDIHPIDNLRVLQYLKHQLHVGDDERDDWYRHWIIEGLAALEAMAGEGPYLGGDAPNIADTFLVPQMYNARRFATPLGDFPKLVAIDATAQQHPAFVAAHPDRVKPAE; this is encoded by the coding sequence ATGCTGCTCTATGACTATTACCGCTCGTCGGCATGCTATCGCGTGCGGATCGCGCTCAATCTCAAAAGTGTCGCCCATCGCAGCGAGGTCGTCTCGCTGATCGACGGCGCGCAGAAGGAGCCGGCCTATCGCGGGAAGAATCCGCAGGGGCTGGTGCCTGCGCTCGATACCGGGGAAGGGCCGCTGCTCACCCAGTCGCTGGCGATCATCGACTGGCTCGACGCGCGTTTTCCCGAGCCGCGGCTTCTCCCCGCTGATCCGGCGGCGCGCGCGCTGGCGCTGGCGCAGGCGATGGTGATCGGCATGGATATCCACCCGATCGATAATCTGCGTGTGCTGCAATATTTGAAGCACCAGCTTCATGTCGGCGACGACGAACGCGACGACTGGTATCGCCACTGGATTATCGAAGGGCTCGCCGCGCTGGAAGCGATGGCGGGCGAGGGCCCCTATCTGGGCGGCGACGCACCGAACATCGCTGACACCTTTCTCGTCCCGCAGATGTACAATGCGCGTCGTTTCGCCACACCGCTCGGCGATTTCCCGAAGCTGGTGGCGATCGACGCCACGGCGCAGCAGCATCCCGCTTTCGTCGCGGCGCATCCCGATCGGGTCAAGCCGGCCGAATGA
- a CDS encoding dipeptidyl-peptidase 3 family protein: MRFAIVPLLLATAACTTTGGAPPAETASAPTPAPAPEQAEGYDLQTQWDKIARIDMNPDTAFLSAEERQVVNLLIKASDLLGKVYLRQRGPDLPQMREAISRSRRADRDLLLAMFDRNFGPWDEIAELHPFWGAEEMPEGAGFYPHDLTREQLDAYIAAHPDQKEALLSPYTVVKRDGDALVAVPYSVEYREWLEPAAQYLEQAAEITTNPSLKRFLSLRAQAFRTDDYYESELAWMDLQDTPIEIAIGPYEVYTDRLMGTKTAFESFVTLRDPEESAALDKYKGYLRDMEGNLPIDDRYKNFQRGFASPISVAEQVHGGGDNVPGVQTIAFNLPNDERVREAKGAKKVILSNVLGAKYERILQPMAPIVLPADQAALVRKKYMQLETLFHELSHSLGPGTITVDGRTTTVNAELRDQYSALEEAKADVMGVWNILFMMNKGELPAAEKEQLFATYFTGIFRAIRFGTEEAHGRGAAAQYGYLSSYGAFAWDDAAGHYVIDMDKMEAGIRALLHDMLMLQAHGDYEGTRAFFSRWAHLDSHAEAAIAAMDDIPVDIQPIYPQAI, translated from the coding sequence ATGCGCTTCGCGATTGTTCCGCTGCTTCTCGCCACTGCCGCCTGCACCACGACCGGCGGCGCGCCGCCCGCCGAAACGGCTTCGGCGCCGACACCGGCCCCGGCTCCCGAACAGGCCGAAGGCTATGACCTGCAGACGCAATGGGACAAGATCGCGCGGATCGACATGAACCCCGACACCGCCTTCCTGAGCGCCGAGGAACGCCAGGTCGTCAATCTGCTGATCAAGGCGTCGGACCTGCTCGGCAAGGTCTATCTGCGCCAGCGCGGCCCCGATCTGCCGCAGATGCGCGAGGCGATTTCGCGCAGCCGCCGCGCCGACCGCGACTTGCTGCTCGCAATGTTCGACCGCAATTTCGGTCCGTGGGACGAAATCGCCGAACTCCACCCCTTCTGGGGCGCCGAGGAAATGCCAGAGGGCGCGGGCTTCTACCCGCACGACCTGACGCGCGAGCAACTCGACGCCTATATCGCAGCGCATCCCGATCAGAAGGAAGCGCTGCTCAGCCCCTATACGGTGGTGAAGCGCGACGGCGACGCGCTGGTCGCGGTGCCCTATTCGGTCGAATACAGGGAGTGGCTCGAGCCGGCCGCGCAATATCTGGAGCAGGCGGCCGAAATCACCACCAATCCCAGCCTCAAGCGCTTCCTGTCGCTGCGTGCCCAGGCGTTCCGCACCGACGATTACTATGAAAGCGAACTGGCATGGATGGACCTTCAGGACACGCCGATCGAAATCGCGATCGGCCCCTATGAAGTCTATACCGACCGGCTGATGGGCACCAAGACCGCGTTCGAAAGCTTCGTCACCCTGCGCGATCCCGAGGAAAGCGCCGCGCTCGACAAATATAAGGGCTATCTGCGCGACATGGAGGGCAACCTCCCGATCGACGACCGGTACAAGAATTTCCAGCGCGGTTTCGCCAGCCCGATCTCGGTCGCCGAACAGGTGCATGGCGGCGGCGACAATGTCCCGGGCGTGCAGACCATCGCTTTCAACCTGCCCAATGACGAACGCGTGCGCGAAGCCAAGGGCGCGAAGAAAGTGATCCTGTCGAACGTGCTCGGCGCCAAGTACGAGCGCATCCTTCAGCCGATGGCGCCGATCGTCCTTCCCGCCGATCAGGCGGCGCTGGTGCGCAAGAAGTACATGCAGCTCGAAACGCTGTTCCACGAACTCTCGCACAGCCTCGGGCCGGGCACGATTACCGTCGACGGGCGCACCACCACGGTGAACGCGGAGCTGCGCGATCAATATTCAGCGCTCGAAGAAGCCAAGGCCGATGTGATGGGCGTCTGGAACATCCTGTTCATGATGAACAAGGGCGAACTGCCCGCCGCCGAGAAGGAACAGCTGTTCGCGACCTATTTCACCGGCATCTTCCGTGCGATCCGTTTCGGCACGGAAGAGGCGCATGGCCGCGGCGCGGCGGCGCAATATGGCTATCTCAGCTCCTACGGCGCCTTCGCCTGGGATGATGCCGCCGGCCATTACGTCATCGACATGGACAAGATGGAAGCCGGCATCCGCGCGCTGCTCCACGACATGCTGATGCTGCAGGCGCATGGCGACTATGAAGGCACCCGGGCCTTCTTCTCGCGCTGGGCGCATCTCGACAGCCATGCCGAGGCGGCGATCGCGGCGATGGACGACATCCCGGTCGACATCCAGCCCATCTATCCCCAAGCGATATGA
- a CDS encoding glycosyltransferase → MRIVDVNEYYSPTGGGVRTYLDRKMGILAELGHELIVIAPGKENSVEDRPGGGRIHWVKAPRLILDRNYGIFIEGKAIRKLLDELKPDIVECSSPWRPAWIVGGWQGDALKIFFAHNDNIGAYPQRWLDGLANRDQVESMFDWYTQYMNRFLAKYDAFVTNGPTLARRFRRRGMHVDASMPLGIDKGFFSPDLRDEKLRAAILAQIGLPPEGHLLLGMGRHHREKRWSLVIDAVEQAGADLPVGMIMLGDGVDRERLEKRLAGSPHIRMFRPIYDRFRLSQIMASCDALIHGADSEPFGLVGTEALASGLPLIVPDRGGCSDIAEVQFAETYAAGDAQAAADAIRRMAAREPKILRAASRAASQRVRSDRDHAVALMDYYAELLERHRSGASPRQVA, encoded by the coding sequence ATGCGCATCGTCGACGTCAACGAATATTATTCGCCCACCGGCGGCGGTGTGCGCACCTATCTCGATCGCAAGATGGGGATATTGGCGGAGCTCGGCCACGAGCTGATCGTGATCGCTCCGGGCAAGGAAAATTCGGTCGAGGATCGTCCCGGCGGCGGCCGCATTCACTGGGTGAAGGCGCCGCGGCTGATCCTCGACCGCAATTACGGCATCTTCATCGAGGGCAAGGCGATCCGCAAGCTGCTCGATGAACTCAAGCCCGATATCGTGGAATGCAGCTCGCCCTGGCGTCCGGCATGGATCGTCGGCGGCTGGCAGGGCGACGCGCTCAAGATCTTCTTCGCGCACAACGACAATATCGGCGCCTATCCGCAGCGCTGGCTCGATGGCCTCGCCAATCGCGACCAGGTGGAATCGATGTTCGACTGGTACACCCAGTATATGAACCGCTTCCTTGCCAAATACGACGCGTTCGTCACCAACGGGCCGACGCTGGCGCGGCGGTTCCGGCGGCGCGGCATGCATGTCGACGCGTCGATGCCGCTGGGGATCGACAAGGGGTTCTTCTCGCCCGACCTTCGCGATGAAAAGCTGCGCGCGGCGATCCTTGCCCAGATCGGCCTGCCGCCCGAGGGGCATTTGCTGCTCGGCATGGGGCGGCATCATCGCGAGAAGCGCTGGTCGCTGGTGATCGACGCGGTCGAACAGGCAGGCGCCGACCTGCCGGTGGGCATGATCATGCTCGGCGATGGCGTCGACCGCGAACGACTGGAGAAGCGACTCGCGGGCAGCCCGCATATCCGCATGTTCCGCCCGATCTACGACCGGTTCCGTCTCTCGCAGATCATGGCGAGCTGCGACGCGCTGATCCACGGGGCCGACAGCGAACCGTTCGGGCTGGTCGGCACCGAGGCGCTGGCGTCAGGCCTGCCGCTGATCGTGCCCGATCGCGGCGGCTGTTCAGACATCGCCGAAGTGCAGTTTGCCGAAACCTATGCCGCCGGAGACGCGCAGGCGGCGGCGGACGCGATCCGACGCATGGCGGCACGCGAGCCCAAGATTCTGCGCGCGGCCTCGCGCGCAGCATCGCAGCGGGTTCGTTCCGACCGCGACCATGCCGTCGCGCTGATGGACTATTATGCCGAGCTGCTCGAGCGCCATCGCAGCGGCGCCTCGCCGCGACAGGTCGCCTGA
- a CDS encoding alkaline phosphatase D family protein: MTFQVDRRSILLTGAFGMGAFAVPGFGRAMSVADMTGFTHSVASGEPSATSMLLWTRYVPADGSAAKLRVEMSESADFASVAGGGEMITGPWRDHTAKITVTGLKPGTAYHYRFIAPDGGMSPVGQTKTLPEGEAAKFGIAVFSCSNLPFGYFNAYGHAAARDDIDLWVHLGDYLYEYKKGGYAPAGGAVGGRWPAPDGELLALADYRLRYASYRSDPDLQKLHAVKPMIVSMDDHESANDSWEGGAQNHQPEEEGDWSTRKMAALQAWREWMPISDDPWAYYSIGTLATLFRTDTRLLARSEPHELAPLFMAASPAQALAEFRDGAWQDTAATMMGTTQEAWLDKEMRHSIRHGAKWQIVGFGTIMGNLQAPQNILDWLAPDAPARTKAYFQAGAVAAQAGLPFNLDNWGGYPAARARFLKSAQEMDAELIVLCGDSHNAWAFDLAQDGAPAGVEFAGHSVSSPGIESATSADPAAIARSLVDTNPELKWCDTSRRGYMALTLTPEKATNDWIFVDSITTHDPAAARIGYSASVTRGAKVMG; the protein is encoded by the coding sequence ATGACGTTTCAAGTTGACCGCCGTTCCATCCTGCTGACCGGTGCCTTCGGCATGGGCGCGTTCGCCGTCCCCGGTTTCGGCCGTGCGATGAGCGTGGCGGACATGACCGGTTTCACCCATTCGGTGGCGAGCGGCGAGCCTTCGGCAACGTCGATGCTGCTCTGGACGCGCTATGTCCCCGCCGATGGCAGTGCCGCCAAGCTCCGCGTCGAAATGAGCGAAAGCGCGGATTTCGCCAGCGTCGCGGGCGGCGGGGAAATGATTACCGGCCCGTGGCGCGATCATACCGCCAAGATCACCGTGACCGGCCTCAAGCCCGGAACCGCCTATCACTATCGGTTCATCGCGCCCGACGGAGGCATGTCGCCCGTGGGGCAGACCAAAACGCTTCCTGAAGGCGAGGCGGCGAAGTTCGGCATCGCGGTCTTCTCCTGCTCGAACCTGCCGTTCGGCTATTTCAACGCCTATGGCCATGCCGCCGCGCGCGACGACATCGACCTTTGGGTCCATCTCGGCGACTATCTCTACGAATATAAGAAGGGCGGCTATGCGCCCGCAGGCGGCGCGGTCGGCGGCCGTTGGCCCGCGCCCGACGGCGAATTGCTCGCGCTTGCCGATTATCGGCTGCGCTATGCCAGCTATCGGTCCGACCCCGACCTGCAGAAGCTGCATGCGGTAAAGCCGATGATCGTGTCGATGGACGATCACGAATCGGCGAATGACAGCTGGGAAGGCGGCGCGCAGAACCACCAGCCCGAGGAAGAGGGCGACTGGAGCACCCGCAAGATGGCGGCGCTGCAGGCGTGGCGCGAATGGATGCCGATTTCGGACGATCCCTGGGCCTATTATTCGATCGGCACGCTCGCCACGCTGTTCCGCACCGACACCCGCCTGCTCGCGCGCAGCGAGCCGCATGAACTGGCGCCGCTGTTCATGGCGGCCAGTCCGGCTCAGGCGCTCGCCGAATTTCGCGACGGCGCGTGGCAGGACACGGCGGCGACGATGATGGGAACGACGCAGGAAGCATGGCTCGACAAGGAAATGCGGCATTCGATTCGCCACGGCGCCAAGTGGCAGATCGTCGGTTTCGGCACGATCATGGGCAATCTTCAGGCGCCGCAGAACATCCTCGACTGGCTCGCGCCCGACGCGCCGGCGCGGACCAAGGCCTATTTCCAGGCGGGCGCGGTCGCGGCGCAGGCGGGGCTGCCGTTCAATCTCGACAATTGGGGCGGCTATCCCGCCGCCCGCGCGCGCTTCCTCAAATCCGCGCAGGAAATGGACGCCGAGCTGATCGTCCTGTGCGGCGACAGCCACAATGCCTGGGCGTTCGATCTGGCGCAGGATGGCGCACCCGCGGGCGTCGAATTCGCCGGGCACAGCGTGTCCTCGCCGGGCATCGAATCGGCGACCAGCGCCGATCCGGCGGCCATCGCACGCAGTCTGGTCGACACCAATCCCGAGCTCAAATGGTGCGACACCAGCCGCCGGGGCTATATGGCGCTGACGCTGACGCCCGAAAAGGCGACCAACGACTGGATCTTCGTCGACAGCATCACGACGCACGATCCGGCTGCGGCGCGCATCGGCTACAGCGCCAGCGTGACGCGCGGCGCGAAGGTGATGGGGTGA
- a CDS encoding DUF2141 domain-containing protein yields the protein MKTTYLLTAALAGALTAIAPAPAAAQGSGILGEDASACTNGQGPAIRATITGLRDRSGRLKLELYPGNEDDFLKDDRDLRSEGKFFRRVWADTPESGSVVLCIKAPSPGSYALFFTHDRDGKNKFNFWRDGAGFAKPGNLGRSRPRLEQALVNVGSGVTNVTIRAQYLRGVAGFRPID from the coding sequence ATGAAGACCACCTACTTGCTGACCGCGGCCCTTGCAGGAGCGCTGACCGCAATCGCGCCCGCCCCGGCCGCCGCGCAGGGCAGTGGCATCCTGGGGGAAGATGCTTCGGCTTGCACGAATGGCCAGGGGCCGGCGATTCGCGCGACGATCACCGGTCTGCGCGACCGATCCGGGCGGCTCAAGCTCGAGCTCTACCCTGGCAATGAAGACGATTTCCTGAAGGACGACCGCGATCTGCGGTCGGAAGGCAAGTTCTTCCGGCGCGTCTGGGCGGATACGCCGGAATCAGGCAGTGTCGTGCTGTGCATCAAGGCGCCGAGCCCGGGCAGCTATGCGCTGTTCTTCACCCATGACCGCGACGGGAAGAACAAGTTCAATTTCTGGCGCGACGGCGCCGGCTTCGCCAAGCCCGGCAACCTGGGACGCAGCCGCCCGCGGCTTGAACAGGCGTTGGTCAATGTCGGTTCGGGCGTGACCAACGTCACGATCCGCGCGCAATATCTGCGCGGCGTCGCCGGTTTCCGCCCGATCGACTGA
- a CDS encoding glycosyltransferase: protein MTLAQSFRGGGVERAMLRMAGGWAAAGRRVTLVLGSSEGPLAQELPGGVDVIELGSADYRALLDMPALARKYRPDLIFIPGNHYTGVGGWTRLRLGKACPPIVAKVSNSLVRPDMRGIGAWGYRRWLRMHPRFCDRIVTMTQATAEEAVREMRIPRERVAVIPNPPAIALADAAPVPLPKGRYILGVGRLEPQKRWERLIDAFARLDAPDLQLLLLGEGSARATLEAQVARFALGARVHMPGYAADPIPAMRGAALVALTSDFEGVPGAVNEALALGTPVVATESSVSIRELIAPGSGSIVPPGDEAALIAALDRWLAPGAARPAPRAADGIDSIAAYLALFDDVVTQRGA, encoded by the coding sequence ATGACGCTGGCACAAAGCTTTCGCGGCGGCGGGGTGGAGCGCGCGATGCTGCGCATGGCCGGCGGATGGGCCGCCGCCGGACGCCGCGTGACGCTGGTGCTCGGCAGCAGCGAGGGCCCGCTCGCGCAGGAACTCCCCGGGGGAGTCGACGTGATCGAACTGGGAAGCGCGGACTATCGCGCGCTGCTCGACATGCCCGCACTGGCACGAAAATACCGCCCCGATCTGATCTTCATCCCCGGCAATCATTATACCGGCGTGGGCGGCTGGACCCGCTTGCGCCTCGGCAAGGCGTGCCCGCCGATCGTCGCCAAGGTGTCGAACAGCCTGGTGCGCCCCGACATGCGCGGAATCGGCGCATGGGGCTATCGCCGCTGGCTGCGGATGCACCCGCGTTTCTGCGATCGGATCGTGACGATGACGCAGGCGACCGCCGAAGAAGCGGTGCGCGAAATGCGAATCCCGCGCGAACGCGTCGCGGTGATTCCCAACCCGCCCGCGATTGCGCTTGCGGACGCCGCGCCGGTACCCTTGCCGAAGGGGCGCTATATTCTCGGCGTCGGGCGCCTCGAACCGCAGAAGCGCTGGGAACGCCTGATCGACGCCTTTGCCCGGCTCGATGCCCCCGATCTTCAGTTGCTGCTGCTCGGAGAAGGCAGCGCACGCGCCACGCTCGAAGCCCAGGTCGCGCGGTTTGCGCTTGGCGCTCGCGTGCACATGCCCGGCTATGCCGCCGACCCGATCCCGGCGATGCGCGGCGCGGCGCTGGTCGCGCTGACATCGGATTTCGAAGGCGTCCCCGGCGCCGTGAACGAAGCGCTGGCGCTCGGCACGCCGGTGGTCGCAACCGAATCGAGCGTGTCGATCCGCGAGCTGATCGCGCCCGGGAGCGGCAGCATCGTGCCGCCCGGTGACGAAGCCGCGCTGATCGCTGCGCTCGATCGCTGGCTGGCCCCCGGGGCCGCACGTCCCGCGCCGCGTGCCGCCGACGGCATCGATTCGATCGCCGCCTATCTGGCGCTGTTCGACGATGTGGTCACTCAGCGCGGCGCGTAG